One genomic segment of Patescibacteria group bacterium includes these proteins:
- a CDS encoding DUF4145 domain-containing protein, translated as MISLGIITPDEAMLLRLIKDIGNLATHEIKKHHKDDIDLCIDIVEGVFNNLYVLPKEAEFTREIIEGKWKRV; from the coding sequence ATGATTAGTTTGGGGATAATAACTCCTGACGAGGCAATGTTATTGCGATTAATAAAAGACATTGGAAATCTTGCTACTCACGAGATTAAGAAACATCACAAAGACGACATTGATTTGTGTATCGATATTGTTGAAGGTGTATTTAATAACTTATATGTTCTCCCAAAAGAAGCAGAATTTACAAGAGAAATAATAGAAGGCAAATGGAAGCGAGTTTAA